Genomic DNA from Candidatus Methanoperedens sp.:
TATTTGCAAAAAACACTTTTATTGTTTTTTTCACCGCGCTGCGGGTAAGATCAAGCGTGGTCAGGCTATCTTTGCCTCCTGAAAATGAAACATAGACCGGCAAATCCCTGAATTCTTCCTGGTTTGAAATTCCCCTGATGGTGTTGACCGCATCTTTCACAAGCCGTTTCATATGTGGCGCATTTGCCCGGATGACATCTTCAAGCCCTGGTTTTCCTGGCAAAAAAGTTACTTTCCCTGATCCGATTTTTTTTATCTTTAATGATTGTCCCGCGTTTTTTAGCTCTTTGCTGTCTCTATATGCTATCCCGAACCCGCAAAGATTCTTACCTGTTACAAGTACGGTGTCCCCTTTTATGATATCATCGGAACATTCAATTACTTCAGTCCCATCTATGTTCTTCCCGCTAAGATGCCTTCCGCCGGATGAGATATTCACGAGTTTTTTACTTATTCCTGATGCGATAAGCGCGCATGCACCTCCCATCATCAGGTCGAGCTTGAAAACAAGCTCTTTCATATCGAATCTCAATATCCCGAAATGAAGCCCGTCCACGATTATTTCATCGGTTTTATCTTCACCGGGGATTTTATTCAAAATGATAAGTTTTTCCGAAATGGGATTTTCGCCGGAAAATTTTGAGATCAGGTCATTGATTATATTTTTTTCATATGGTGAAGCAAAACGAACATCTCCGGGCGGGGATAGGTTGACACTTCCACCTTTTTCCCTGCATATCCCGCACTGGGCTTCTAGTAAGGGGATATTGCATTTATGGCACCAGAAAAGGTTACTTTCGTCGAGTTCGAACGATACATTTTGATCTGGACTTTGTTTTTGTTTGGTAATTTTAATCTGCTATCGCCTCTTTGAAATTCGTCCCAAAAATTTGCCCGATTGCGCAGGCAGCCCACACATTCATTGTCCAGCCCATGATCAAAAATACTGGCAGCGGTTCGGAATAATAATAACTCCACAGGCCTGAAGAAGAGCCCAGAAGCTCCAGCATCCCGCCTATCCCAACAGTAACAGACGCTATAGCCAGGTTCCAATCAAGGGTTTGTTTATTATTATAGTAAAACCCTGATATCGCGAATGCTGAATAAATAGCGATAACTTCATTTGAAATGATCGTTAAATACCCTTCAAATTGCATAAATGCCACAAACCCGACCAGCATCAGGATAAATGGAACATTCCTGAGTTTTGATCCGCTCAATTCAACATAAGCAAATACTTTTCTTAAGAAATCAGAAATACCAATGATCGAGATTACCAGCAATGGCGTTGAAAACAGGGCAAAAACCGGGGGCGATGCACCATCTAAATATCGCCACATCCCGGCAAGCGGTGCGTAACGCTCTATCAGGAACGAAATAAGGACCGATGTTAAAGAAATGGCCGCAAAATGCTTTGTTTTCATTCTTGTGGCAAACCATCCTGCAGAAATAATTGAAAATAAAAATCCAAGACTGAAATACAGCGAGGATTTCATCAGATAGCCGCCGGAAACGAAACCAAAAAGCGATAACAACACAAAGATCGAAAAAATCCCCAGGTTTATACCCATTCTCTTTTTATTTTCAGGCGAATCCGGCTTCTTTCCCAGTGACCATCTGGCGACATCGTTAACTATCTGCAATAAGGCAGGCGTGAAATATTTAAGGATTGGCAATCTTGCCGCATCATATAAAAAGAAATCTGAACAAATGCTAAATACGGAATCCCAGCCCGGTAACCTCAGCAATGCATGAGTGCCCCATACATAGAATTTTGCAACATCGGGGTCCGGCCGTTTCCATTTCATATCCGAACTGTGCTGATACGGAAGTATTGACGGATCGAATACTGGCGATGCATCACCTACTTTATTTTCATGGGCAAGCTGGATGTGCCTGATATCCGCTACCGGGTCTGCAAAACCCATCATTTGTGCGGCTATTGAGTCGGCTGTCACCACATCGCTGGAGGCGATAATAGTATGATACTCCACAGAATCGCACGACAGGGGCCCTACGGTTTCACCGCCAATACTGCCATCGATTATTGTCAGGTTTGGAGTGAAGGCTTTGTTGATATAATAAATAACTTCGTCGATCCCGATCTTATGATATCGCGCCTTATCGATCTCAGGTAAAGTCCCATACATGTTTTTCATCCCGAGCGTTACTCCTGTCATCATGTGGGTTTTCATTGCAGGTATGGAGATTATCACATCGGAATCCAGGATCTCTTTTGAGACTTTTTCTACCGGCATCTTGCTATCTTTGCCAAAGTCAAAATTCACGATTTTCGTATCAGAAAGATTGACAATTTTTACGTTTTTTTGCTTTGCCCACTCCAGCCAGCCCTCTGCTTTTGCATTGGGCCAGAATTTTGTCCATACCATGTCAGCATCGCAGATGAAAGGTTCACCACCTGCTTCGCGGACCATATCCACGACAACACCTGCGACCTCCTTTGTTGTATAGGTACCTTTTAATTCCGGCACACCTCCGCATACATTCACTTTGATAAGGACTTTATCCCCGGTTTTAACGAAATTATTCATTCCCCCAAGGGAATCAACAGCAGCTCTTGTGGCATTTTGCGGGTCGTTTATTCCCTGTTTTATATCGGGATATCGTACAATGGAGTATTTTGAGATTACGTGTTTTTTCCTTTTACCGCTTTTCACATCATCATACGAATAAGTCTCTTTAGAATGTCTCCTTCGCTTTGTAAATAAAAGCGCGCTTGCATATCCAAGATATATCCAGACAGGATACAATGCAAATAGCACGATGACCACAAGCAGTGGAACATCCTTCTTGTAGATGCCTGTAATATCTGAATGGAACATGAATTCTGATCCGCTCATGTTATTGCAGACGAAAGGGAATACGCAGCGGAAAATATCTGCATAAAGCAAGAGACTGAACAGGATAAATGCCGCAACGACAAGAAAGCCGATTGTAATTTTTGCAAGCCTTTCAAATCCAAGTTTATTGCCTAAAAAATACAGCAAAACACCTATTACGAACAGCATTGGTGGGTCTAACAGGAAACTCATTTTTATACCCTCTTTCCGATGAAAAGGTTATACTCATATTTATAAATATCTTCTGTTCCTTCTCCTTCGCGTTATCCCCAGCTTCCTGATATTTCCTATCGTTCCGAGGTCTGTCCCATCAAGCAAAAACACCCTTGCATTTTCAAGATCGATCGCATGGCTGGCAAAGACAGGCCCCAGCAAATCCTCGCTTATTGATTCATTGAATGGTATCCCGCCGCACAACTCGTTAAATGCGGGCATAATTATTACTTCAGGACTTGTCCACTCAATATCCCCATAATGATCCCGTATTGATTTCTCAATAAAATGCGTCCTTATCCATACCTTCTCAGAAACAGCATGTCCCAGTGAATCCGTGAGCCTTACAGCGGGATGGTTATGGGACATCAGCACGTATTTTGCAGATAGCAACTCGGCACCAGGCCACGTATGGCCGTGAAAATAACCTGCTCCGTCAAGCACAAAACCCCTCATATCGTGCATTGTAACATTCCCGGTAATTAGCTCCTCAATATCCCCATCATGGTTCCCCGGCACGATATCAACAGGTGCATAAGCTGCTATTGTTCCAAGAAAACCGGGTATCTCTTTTTTTTCCTGCCATGAAGTCCTGGGCACATTGTGTTTTATGTCGCCAAGAAGCACGATCCGGTCCGGCTTCATATTTTCAAGATACTCACATATGCGTTTCTTTCTTTTTTCCACCTGGCTGGGGATTGAGAATCCTTTATGATAAAGCTCCCATTCGATGCCAAGATGAACATCCGCGATCACAAGAACTTTTATAGTGTTCTTGACCACAAGTGCGGGTTCGTTCAAAATAGGGGTTACGGTCATTATTGATACATGACATACATTATTGTAGTGCATATATAGTTTTCAGCTTAATTTTTGAGGTTTTTCAAAATTCTTCCAGAATATGTATAGTCGCTCAGCGTTAAATAACCCGATAGCAATTCAAGATTAATTAAACGCTCACCGCAAAGAACGCAAAGGGCGCAAAGATTTACTGCTATGCTTTGCGTTCTTTGCGGTTTATTGTATCGTTTTCTTTCGGGTGAAATATGCATGATTCACTATATATTACTCATGCTATTACTCATGCACCACAAATCTTATGCGGATGTAGATGATATCATATATACAGGTGTTGATGATGACAGGATACGTTCGAACAACAATAAAATTAAGAGAAGATGTTTATCAAACGCTGAAAGAAGGCGGAGCCAAAAATATATCTGAAAAAATAAACGAGATTTTAATTAAAATGCTTTTTAAAGACAAAAAAAGCCTTTTTGGGACAATGAAAAAAACGGATCTATCAGACCTGAGAGACCATGAGGATCGATTATAATGATGCTGGATTCTTTTGCATGGATGGAATATTTTATGGGGAGTCAGAAAGGTGAAGAAGTCAAAAAATTAGTAGATGACGACTCGCAATTATATACATCTCCTATAGTAATAGCAGAAATATACTCCAAATCTCTCAGGACAGATGGAAACGCAGACGAAAGAAAGGATTTCATAATGAAAAGATGTGCGATAGTCGCACTGGATGTTAACACTGCAATTGAAGCTGCAAAAATACATGCACATAATAAAATCAAAATCCCGGATTTCGGTCTTGCTGATGCAATAATACTTGCATCAGCCCGGAGCAGAAAAATAAAGGTATTGACCGGAGACCCCCATTTTAAAAATTTTAACGATGCTGTAATTTTGTGATTTTTCATTGGTACAATATTATGTTAATCATCGATAGTTTCTTTTAACCACATGACTAATAGGAGTCCCAATGGCAATCCATCCTATCGAATACCGCTACGGTCACGCTGAAATGAAAGCTGTATGGAATGAAGAGACACGACTTTTAAAAATGCTCTCTGTTGAAGCGGCCCTGGCAAAAGCCCAGGCGCATCTGAATTATATCCCCAAAGGAATGGATGAGAAAATATCCATCGGGGTAAAGAAAGTAACTCTTGACCGTGTCAAGGAAATAGAAGATGAGATACATCATGATGTCATGGCTGTTGTGCTTGCACTTGCCGAGCAATCCGGTGATGCAGGAAAATGGGTACATTTCGGAGCAACTTCCAATGATATTTTAGATACTGCAACTGCTCTTCAGGTAAAAGATGCACTCCTTATATTACGAAAAGAAACTGTGAAATTGCGCCAGGTTCTGATCGAAAGCGCACTATCCCATAAAAATACTGTATGCGCAGGTCGCACTCACGGCCAGATCGGAGTTCCCACCACTTACGGCATGAAGTTTGCGATATGGGCATCAGAAATTGACAGGCATATTGAAAGGCTTGACCAGTTGACACCGCGCGCCACTGTTGGAAAAATGAGCGGTGCAGTAGGCACGCAGGCTGCTTTCGGGAAAAAAGGCATCGAGATACAGGAAAAAACCATGGAATATCTTGGCATCGAGGCAGCAGATGTTTCAAACCAGGTGATACAGCGCGACAGGCATGCAGAATTCGTGATGTGGATGGCAAATACCGTTACTACCCTTGATAAAATATGTATTGAAATACGAAGTCTTGCAAGAAGCGAAATTGCGGAAGTGGAAGAAAGCTTTGGCAAAAAACAGGTGGGTTCATCCACAATGCCACACAAACGCAACCCCATAAAATCAGAGCAGGTTTGCGGACTTGCAAGAATTGTAAGGGCAATGGTTGAGCCTGAACTCCGTAACAATACACTGTGGGATGAGCGCGACCTAACAAACTCATCGTGCGAACGCATTGTATTCCCTGAATCCTGTGTATTGACCGACCATTGTATACGCCTTACAACAACAATTATCCAGAACCTGCGCTTTTACCCGGAGAACATCAGGAAAAACCTGAACCTTCTCAATGGGCTGAATATGGGCGAAGCTATCATGATCGAACTCAGTAAGAAAGGGGTTGGCAGGCAGGAAGCACATGAGATCGTGCGCCAGTGTGCCATGTCTGCCCGGGAATCCGGTATCCACATGAAGGACGCTCTTCTTTCAAACGAAACCATATCAAAATACCTGGCAGAGAGCGAAATAATCCAATTAATGGACCCGGATAATTATATAGGTACAGCCGTAGAACAGGTTGATTCCCTTGCTGCCAAACTAAAAAAACGAAAATAAAGAGGATACGCAATTGTTAAGAAAAGCAACCATCAAAGATGTGGAAAAGATATGGAAACTTGTGAACAGTTATGCAGATAAACGTATTATGCTTCCGCGTTCATTGAGCGAATTATACGAGAATCTCAGGGATTTTTATGTAATAACAGAGAATGATAAACTTGTGGGCTGCGGCGCGCTTCATATTACCTGGGAAGATTACGGGGAAATACTGTCTCTTGCAGTCGAACCTGATATGGTAAGGAGGGGGATAGGTTCACAGATACTTAAAGCATGTGAAGAAGAGGCAGTAACACTCGGTTTAAATAAACTTATTACGCTTACTTATGTGCCTGAATTTTTTGAGTCGCATGGATTTGTGAGAGTGAAAAAGAGCACGCTTCCGCATAAGATATGGAGTATGTGCATTAAATGCCCCAAGTTCCCTGAGTGCGATGAGATCCCGCTGGTGAAGAAGATAATTTGAGGATTCACATTATGATTCACTTTATATTCGCCAGCAGCTCCTGTAATCCCTTTGAATTAAGCCTGTATTTATCCCCATCCACTTCTGCATAGCACTCTTTAATGAGAAAATCGAGCTGGAATTTTAACTGTGATTCGGATATCTTAAGTTCGTTCATGATTTCATTTTTCGTTTTTCCGAACGCTCCGATGGATCTTATTATCTTTCTCCTCTGCGGATTCTCAAGCGCCCTGAACATGATCCTGTGATCATAAGGCGTTTTCATTTCGCAAGCATCGGGTTCTTGCGGAATTGATTCAATTTCATCTGTCATAAATCCTGACCCCAATTATTAAATTGTCAGTTAATGTATTAATTATATCATGAAAGGCATATATGTTCTTATCCTCAGGTTGAATAACAACACCGACCTGACCATAGGAAAACTTGGGGATTTCCATTTCAAAGCCGGATATTACTATTACATCGGCTCAGCTCTTGGAACCGGAGGATTCAGGCGAGTCACAAGACATTTCAATGTGGCTTCGGGTTCAAACAGCACGAGAAAATGGCACATAGACCACCTTCTTCCCCATTCGGAAGTGATATGCGCCGTACTGCTGCCGACCGGTGAAGCTCTTGAATGCAAAACTGCACGAACACTTATGGAATTTTCGCAATTCATACCCGGCTTTGGGTGCAGCGACTGCACCTGCAAATCGCATCTTTTTTTCCATGAATCGGATATCAGGAACGATCTAACCAGGATTGCCAATAAGCTGGCAGGAAACGAAAGTATAATTATTTATCCCGGCATGTAGGGATTACATGGACATCGGAATAATCGGAGGCTCCGGATATACAGGCGGGGAATTGATGCGGCTTCTTTCCCGGCATCCTGAAGCAAACATCAAAGCAGTTACTTCACGCAGCAAGAAAGGACAAAATATCAGCGATACACATGCCCATCTTCGAAAAATTGTTGATATTGAATTTGAAGACCTGACTCCAACAGAAGTTGCCTCACGCAGCGACATCGTTTTTACAGCCGTTCCCCATGGCACAGCTATGCAGGTTGTTCCCGCACTTATTATGGCAGGTGTTAAAGTCGTAGATCTGAGCGCAGATTATCGCCTGAAAACAGATGTTTTTGAAAAAACCTATAAGCTCAAACACATAGACCCGCGCGAAGCGGTATACGGAATACCTGAACTCCATCCTGAAGTGTCGTCACAGCAATTTATCGCAAATCCTGGTTGCTACCCGACAGGCGCCTCGCTTGCTGCTGCGCCTCTTGCCAGTGCTGGACTGATCGAGCGCGTAGTATTTGATTCAAAAAGCGGTATATCAGGGGCTGGAGCAGAGCCAAGTCCGGTTTCCCATTATCCGAACATGGCCGAGAATATCCAGGCATATAAGCTCACAACACATCGCCACCGCGCCGAAATAGTGCAGGAATTAACACGGCTTGACAGCCACCTGAAAAGCATCAGCTTTACGCCGCATGTTATTCCTTCTGTGCGGGGGATTCTCACAACGGCGCATATTTTCGTTAAGAAACAGTTAAGCCAGGAAGATGTCAGCGCGATATACAATGATTTTTACAGTGATAAACCATTCATCAGGCTGATAAAAGGAATACCCATGCTGGGAAATGTCCGGGGTTCCAATTTCTGCGACATAGGTTTTGAGGTAGAAAAGGGAAGCGACAGGATAGTTGTGATATCTGCAATAGACAACCTGGTAAAAGGAGCATCAGGCCAGGCTATCCAGAACATGAACCTGATGTCTGGCCTTCCTGAGACAACAGGTCTCTGGTCGCCAGGTTTTGCCCCGTGAGGTGTTATTATGAAAATAAAAGATGTTATGAATAAAGACGTAATCACATGTGCGCCTGGTGACTCATTAAGCTATATTTCCAACCTGTTAAAAGAAAATCATATCAGCGGATTACCAGTTGTTGATAAAGGAAAAGTAGTAGGGCTTGTTTCCGAAACTGATCTCTTAAAATTATTCAAGATTCCGGAATTTTCAAATGAATTGTGGCTTCCAAGCCCATTTGAAATAATTGAGATACCCATAAGGAATCTTGTCAGGATCGAAGAGACCAGGAATGCCCTTGAAAACCTCAAGCTTCGGCCTGTAGAGGATATAATGACAAAGGATGTCCATGCAATTTCCCCGGAGGATGAACTGGAAGATGCTTCAGGTATTATGGTAAAATATAAAGTTAACCGGCTGCCAGTCATCGATGATAATGGAAAGCTTGTCGGAATAGTTGCCAGGAGTGATATATTAAGAGGCCTGGCAGGATCGGGGAAATGACAACGACAACTAAGATGAAAATGATCACAGGCGGGATATGCGCTGTAAAAGGTGTAAGAGCTAATGGGATCAAGCAGGGAAAAAACGGGCTTACGATCATGGTTGCAGATGCCAGGGAACTTGAAACCGCCGGAGTTTTCACGAGAAACAAAGTGATAGCTGCACCGCTTATTATAACAAAATCACATCTTGAAAATGGAAATTTAAAAGCGATAATTGCGAACAGTGGGTGTGCAAATGCATTTACAGGTGAAAAAGGCATAATCGATGCGAAATGGATGACCGAAATACTTTCAAAAAAATTGAAATGCAAACCTTATGATATAGGAGTGGCTTCAACAGGCGTTATCGGGCGAAATCTTGACAGGACATGGATCGGGGGGCATCTGGATGAGGTTTTTAACAAGCTTTCAGATACGGAAGAATCAGCTAAAGCCGCCGCAAGAGCAATCATGACAACCGATCTTTCCATGAAAGAGATAGCCATGGAGCTTGATAATGGCGTGAGAATTGCGGGTATCGCGAAAGGTTCAGGGATGATCGAACCGAATATGGGTACGATGCTTGCTTTTATATTTACGGATGCCACGTTATCAAAAGTTACTCTTGATGCTGCCTTGAGAAGGGCAGTTGATAAGAGTTTTAACATGCTGGTGGTTGATGGTGATACAAGCACAAATGATATGGCGCTGTTAACTTCAACGGGATTTAATGAATGCGAAGAAGATGTTTTCCAGGAAGGTCTTGACCATGTGTGCATCAGCCTTGCAAAAATGATAGCAAAAGATGGAGAGGGAGCAAGCAGGTTGATCGAGACAAGAGTTACAGGAGCAAAAAGTGAAAAAGATGCGCGTAAAGCTGCTAAGGCGATAGTGCGCTCACCGCTTGTGAAAACTGCGATATTCGGAAAAGATCCCAACTGGGGAAGAGTGGTTGCAGCCGCTGGATATTCAGGCGCTGATATCGACCAGGATAAGATATCGCTTAAATTCTCTGATACCAAAAATGAGGTCATGCTTGTTGATTCGGGAAAAATCGTAGAGGGAAAGCTCGATGAGCTAAAGGGAATTATGGAAAGCAAGGAGATCATCATTGAAGTGGATATCGGTCTTGGAAATTTCGGCGCGATTGCCTGGGGCTGCGATCTGACATATGATTATGTAAAGATCAATGCGATGTATACGACTTGAGGATTTCAGAACCTGCCGTTCACACCG
This window encodes:
- a CDS encoding DUF362 domain-containing protein, translating into MSFLLDPPMLFVIGVLLYFLGNKLGFERLAKITIGFLVVAAFILFSLLLYADIFRCVFPFVCNNMSGSEFMFHSDITGIYKKDVPLLVVIVLFALYPVWIYLGYASALLFTKRRRHSKETYSYDDVKSGKRKKHVISKYSIVRYPDIKQGINDPQNATRAAVDSLGGMNNFVKTGDKVLIKVNVCGGVPELKGTYTTKEVAGVVVDMVREAGGEPFICDADMVWTKFWPNAKAEGWLEWAKQKNVKIVNLSDTKIVNFDFGKDSKMPVEKVSKEILDSDVIISIPAMKTHMMTGVTLGMKNMYGTLPEIDKARYHKIGIDEVIYYINKAFTPNLTIIDGSIGGETVGPLSCDSVEYHTIIASSDVVTADSIAAQMMGFADPVADIRHIQLAHENKVGDASPVFDPSILPYQHSSDMKWKRPDPDVAKFYVWGTHALLRLPGWDSVFSICSDFFLYDAARLPILKYFTPALLQIVNDVARWSLGKKPDSPENKKRMGINLGIFSIFVLLSLFGFVSGGYLMKSSLYFSLGFLFSIISAGWFATRMKTKHFAAISLTSVLISFLIERYAPLAGMWRYLDGASPPVFALFSTPLLVISIIGISDFLRKVFAYVELSGSKLRNVPFILMLVGFVAFMQFEGYLTIISNEVIAIYSAFAISGFYYNNKQTLDWNLAIASVTVGIGGMLELLGSSSGLWSYYYSEPLPVFLIMGWTMNVWAACAIGQIFGTNFKEAIAD
- a CDS encoding metallophosphoesterase; this encodes MTVTPILNEPALVVKNTIKVLVIADVHLGIEWELYHKGFSIPSQVEKRKKRICEYLENMKPDRIVLLGDIKHNVPRTSWQEKKEIPGFLGTIAAYAPVDIVPGNHDGDIEELITGNVTMHDMRGFVLDGAGYFHGHTWPGAELLSAKYVLMSHNHPAVRLTDSLGHAVSEKVWIRTHFIEKSIRDHYGDIEWTSPEVIIMPAFNELCGGIPFNESISEDLLGPVFASHAIDLENARVFLLDGTDLGTIGNIRKLGITRRRRNRRYL
- a CDS encoding type II toxin-antitoxin system VapC family toxin, with translation MMLDSFAWMEYFMGSQKGEEVKKLVDDDSQLYTSPIVIAEIYSKSLRTDGNADERKDFIMKRCAIVALDVNTAIEAAKIHAHNKIKIPDFGLADAIILASARSRKIKVLTGDPHFKNFNDAVIL
- a CDS encoding adenylosuccinate lyase, which gives rise to MAIHPIEYRYGHAEMKAVWNEETRLLKMLSVEAALAKAQAHLNYIPKGMDEKISIGVKKVTLDRVKEIEDEIHHDVMAVVLALAEQSGDAGKWVHFGATSNDILDTATALQVKDALLILRKETVKLRQVLIESALSHKNTVCAGRTHGQIGVPTTYGMKFAIWASEIDRHIERLDQLTPRATVGKMSGAVGTQAAFGKKGIEIQEKTMEYLGIEAADVSNQVIQRDRHAEFVMWMANTVTTLDKICIEIRSLARSEIAEVEESFGKKQVGSSTMPHKRNPIKSEQVCGLARIVRAMVEPELRNNTLWDERDLTNSSCERIVFPESCVLTDHCIRLTTTIIQNLRFYPENIRKNLNLLNGLNMGEAIMIELSKKGVGRQEAHEIVRQCAMSARESGIHMKDALLSNETISKYLAESEIIQLMDPDNYIGTAVEQVDSLAAKLKKRK
- a CDS encoding N-acetyltransferase: MLRKATIKDVEKIWKLVNSYADKRIMLPRSLSELYENLRDFYVITENDKLVGCGALHITWEDYGEILSLAVEPDMVRRGIGSQILKACEEEAVTLGLNKLITLTYVPEFFESHGFVRVKKSTLPHKIWSMCIKCPKFPECDEIPLVKKII
- a CDS encoding GIY-YIG nuclease family protein, translating into MKGIYVLILRLNNNTDLTIGKLGDFHFKAGYYYYIGSALGTGGFRRVTRHFNVASGSNSTRKWHIDHLLPHSEVICAVLLPTGEALECKTARTLMEFSQFIPGFGCSDCTCKSHLFFHESDIRNDLTRIANKLAGNESIIIYPGM
- a CDS encoding N-acetyl-gamma-glutamyl-phosphate reductase, with protein sequence MDIGIIGGSGYTGGELMRLLSRHPEANIKAVTSRSKKGQNISDTHAHLRKIVDIEFEDLTPTEVASRSDIVFTAVPHGTAMQVVPALIMAGVKVVDLSADYRLKTDVFEKTYKLKHIDPREAVYGIPELHPEVSSQQFIANPGCYPTGASLAAAPLASAGLIERVVFDSKSGISGAGAEPSPVSHYPNMAENIQAYKLTTHRHRAEIVQELTRLDSHLKSISFTPHVIPSVRGILTTAHIFVKKQLSQEDVSAIYNDFYSDKPFIRLIKGIPMLGNVRGSNFCDIGFEVEKGSDRIVVISAIDNLVKGASGQAIQNMNLMSGLPETTGLWSPGFAP
- a CDS encoding CBS domain-containing protein; the encoded protein is MKIKDVMNKDVITCAPGDSLSYISNLLKENHISGLPVVDKGKVVGLVSETDLLKLFKIPEFSNELWLPSPFEIIEIPIRNLVRIEETRNALENLKLRPVEDIMTKDVHAISPEDELEDASGIMVKYKVNRLPVIDDNGKLVGIVARSDILRGLAGSGK
- the argJ gene encoding bifunctional ornithine acetyltransferase/N-acetylglutamate synthase; translated protein: MKMITGGICAVKGVRANGIKQGKNGLTIMVADARELETAGVFTRNKVIAAPLIITKSHLENGNLKAIIANSGCANAFTGEKGIIDAKWMTEILSKKLKCKPYDIGVASTGVIGRNLDRTWIGGHLDEVFNKLSDTEESAKAAARAIMTTDLSMKEIAMELDNGVRIAGIAKGSGMIEPNMGTMLAFIFTDATLSKVTLDAALRRAVDKSFNMLVVDGDTSTNDMALLTSTGFNECEEDVFQEGLDHVCISLAKMIAKDGEGASRLIETRVTGAKSEKDARKAAKAIVRSPLVKTAIFGKDPNWGRVVAAAGYSGADIDQDKISLKFSDTKNEVMLVDSGKIVEGKLDELKGIMESKEIIIEVDIGLGNFGAIAWGCDLTYDYVKINAMYTT